A window of the Cicer arietinum cultivar CDC Frontier isolate Library 1 chromosome 6, Cicar.CDCFrontier_v2.0, whole genome shotgun sequence genome harbors these coding sequences:
- the LOC101504086 gene encoding 2-carboxy-1,4-naphthoquinone phytyltransferase, chloroplastic, whose amino-acid sequence MAATCCNLTHASSFLNNHLFYFKRCHFISKSSKCTINVEKVLHRRCRGKLQVQRRHQRVCCNGIVELTSSSRFEDVGEEIEEDISMETLIWRAIKLPIYSVALVPLTVGSAAAYLQTGMFSAKCYFVLLASSVLVITWLNLSNDVYDFDTGVDKNKKESVVNLVGSRTGIFVVSYLCLALGFAGLSWAAVEARNTRSVLFLTCAIICGYIYQCPPFRLSYQGLGEPLCFAAFGPFATTAFYLVQGSSSVRNNFPLSGTVLSASILVGFTTSLILFCSHFHQVDGDKEVGKLSPLVRLGTEKGAEVVKVAVLMLYALLVAFGLSKILPLTCIFLCALTLPVGNLVVRFVQDNHKDKNKIFMAKYFCVRLHALFGAALAFGLVLARMVNTRLLLR is encoded by the exons ATGGCTGCCACGTGTTGTAACCTCACACATGCTTCTTCTTTCCTAAACAACCACCTCTTCTACTTCAAAAG GTGCCATTTTATTTCCAAAAGTTCAAAATGTACTATTAATGTGGAAAAAGTTTTACATAGGAGATGTAGAGGAAAGTTGCAAGTTCAAAGAAGGCATCAACGTGTGTGTTGTAATGGAATAGTAGAATTGACCTCTTCTTCTAGGTTTGAAGATGTTGGAGAGGAAATTGAAGAGGATATTTCAATGGAAACATTGATTTGGAGGGCAATTAAGTTGCCCATTTACTCTGTTGCTTTGGTCCCTCTCACT GTAGGCAGTGCAGCAGCGTATTTACAGACAGGCATGTTCTCAGCTAAATGCTACTTTGTTCTCTTGGCTTCTTCAGTTCTTGTTATTACCTGGCTCAACTTAAG CAATGATGTTTATGATTTTGACACTGGAGTTGACAAGAACAAAAAGGAATCAGTTGTAAACCTGGTTGGAAG CCGTACAGGAATCTTTGTTGTTTCTTACTTATGCCTTGCTCTCGGCTTCGCTGGACTTTCTTGGGCTGCTGTTGAGGCACGAAACACACGTTCAGTATTGTTTCTTACTTGTGCAATTATTTGTGGCTATATATATCAG TGTCCGCCGTTTCGGTTAAGCTATCAAGGGCTGGGAGAGCCTTTGTGCTTTGCAGCATTTGGTCCTTTTGCCACTACTGCTTTCTATTTAGTTCAGGGCAGTTCAAG TGTGAGGAACAATTTCCCCTTGAGTGGAACAGTTCTTTCAGCATCAATCCTTGTTGGTTTCACAACATCTCTTATCCTTTTTTGCAGTCATTTCCATCag GTGGATGGAGACAAAGAAGTTGGAAAATTATCGCCTTTG GTTAGACTTGGCACTGAAAAAGGTGCAGAGGTAGTGAAAGTGGCAGTGTTGATGCTCTATGCTCTTTTGGTTGCTTTTGGTCTAAGCAAGATACTTCCTCTCACTTGCATT TTCCTTTGTGCGTTGACATTACCGGTCGGAAACCTGGTAGTTAGATTTGTCCAAGACAATCACAAG GACAAAAACAAGATTTTCATGGCCAAGTACTTTTGTGTGAGGTTGCATGCTTTGTTTGGTGCTGCACTGGCTTTTGGATTGGTATTGGCTAGAATGGTTAATACAAGGCTACTACTCAGATGA
- the LOC101504391 gene encoding uncharacterized protein isoform X2, which yields MEFVILEYLLTYMGYEDAGDFTVKERLKTSLHGNLVFYLCLGSVALSGLILLIALKKFWSGSVMGFAMACSNTFGLVTGAFLLGFGMSEIPKGIWLNADWANQQKFLSHKVAKMAVKLDDAHQDFSNAIVITQATSKQMSKRDSLRSYMNIIDKMMQQMLKEDPSFKPQGGRLGESDMDYDTDAKSMAALRRRLRRAREQYYRYRSEYTKFVLEALELEDTIKNYERRDAIRWKYISCLRPERIGKVGAVLDTIEFLWRCILKKLLEKSLAVILGFMSFAILLAEATILPNGVDLSLFSILVHAAGQQEMLVQLAAFVPLMYMCVCTYYSLFKMGMLMFYSLTPRQTSSVSLLMICSMVARYAAPISYNFLNLINLGGDRKTIFEKKMGNIDDAVPFFGKGFNKIYPVIMVIYTLLIAGNFFNRVIDYCGNWKIFKFSDDAEDMDGFDPSGVIILQKERSLLQQGHNVGELVFPLARSFSMSVDVESVSRTKALDESAGEEKTTTITVEAKNEETQSDMSRKIGGRKYAALRTNLNEEVSSKDLTQERESSSLTNDANDSHQDIISAPSSALSSKWESMMHGLKNLKSNIDSNRFLPLSNSAHHISSLNAHSSFESLDEIFERLKRPPSEHRDPELTSNI from the exons ATGGAGTTTGTCATATTGGAGTACCTTCTTACTTACATG GGTTATGAAGATGCTGGAGACTTTACAGTGAAAGAGAGATTGAAGACCAGTTTACATGGGAACCTTGTTTTCTATCTCTGCCTTGGTTCTGTAGCACTTTCTGGATTGATATTACTAATAGCACTAAAAAAATTTTG GAGTGGTAGTGTTATGGGTTTTGCCATGGCTTGCTCTAACACATTTGGACTTGTTACTGGAGCATTTCTACTTGGATTTGGTATGAGTGAAATTCCAAAGGGAATTTGGTTAAATGCAGATTGGGCCAATCAGCAAAAATTTCTTTCCCACAAAGTTGCAAAAATGGCTGTCAAATTAGACGACGCTCATCAAGATTTTTCAAATGCTATTGTT ATCACACAGGCAACATCAAAGCAAATGTCTAAGCGGGATTCTTTGAGATCCTACATGAATATAATTGACAAAATGATGCAGCAGATG TTGAAGGAAGACCCTTCCTTCAAACCACAGGGTGGGAGACTAGGAGAAAGTGACATGGATTATGATACAGATGCGAAATCAATGGCAGCACTAAGACGTCGTCTTAGAAGAGCTCGTGAGCAGTATTATCGATATAGAAG TGAATATACAAAATTTGTCCTAGAAGCCCTTGAGTTGGAGGATACAATAAAGAACTATGAGCGCCGTGATGCTATAAGATG GAAATATATTTCATGCTTAAGGCCTGAACGAATAGGCAAAGTAGGTGCAGTTTTGGATACAATTG AGTTTCTATGGCGATGTATATTAAAGAAACTTCTCGAGAAATCACTGGCCGTTATATTGGGCTTCATGTCATTCGCTATTCTATTAGCAGAGGCTACCATACTACCCAATGGAGTTGATTTATCTCTTTTCTCTATCCTAGTACACGCTGCAGGACAGCAAGAAATGCTTGTGCAG TTAGCCGCTTTCGTCCCTTTGAtgtatatgtgtgtttgtaCATATTATTCCTTGTTTAAAATGGGAATGTTGATGTTTTACTCACTGACACCAAGACAAACAAGCTCTGTAAGCTTGCTTATGATATGCTC GATGGTGGCAAGATATGCTGCACCCATTTCATACAACTTTCTCAATCTCATCAATCTTGGTGGGGATCGTAAAACCATTTTTGAAAAA AAAATGGGAAACATCGATGACGCTGTTCCGTTTTTCGGGAAAGGGTTCAACAAAATTTACCCTGTCATCATGGTTATATACACTTTACTAATAGCAGGCAATTTCTTTAACCGGGTCATCGACTATTGTGGGAATTGGAAAATATTCAAGTTTAGTGATGATGCAGAAGATATGGATGGATTTGATCCATCTGGAGTAATAATCTTGCAGAAAG AGCGCTCTCTTCTTCAGCAAGGACACAATGTCGGCGAGCTTGTTTTCCCTTTAGCTAGGAGTTTCAGCATGAGTGTGGATGTTGAGTCTGTAAGCAGGACCAAG GCTCTGGATGAGAGTGCCGGCGAAGAAAAAACTACTACCATCACAGTAGAGGCGAAAAACGAAGAAACTCAGAGTGATATGAGCAGAAAAATTGGTGGTAGAAAGTATGCAGCTTTAAGGACAAACCTGAATGAAGAGGTTTCTAGTAAAGATTTAACCCAAGAAAGAGAATCTTCATCTTTGACAAATGATGCCAATGATTCTCATCAGGATATTATTTCAGCACCATCATCTGCTTTATCCTCAAAATGGGAATCAATGATGCAtggattaaaaaatttaaaatctaacatTGACTCCAACAGATTCCTTCCTCTTAGTAATAGTGCTCATCATATATCCTCTCTAAACGCACACTCTTCATTTGAAtctcttgatgaaatatttgAGAGATTGAAACGTCCACCTTCAGAACATAGAGATCCTGAGCTGActtcaaatatataa
- the LOC101504391 gene encoding uncharacterized protein isoform X1, protein MYVCKFIYIVKEKEHTDNKVIIIERKKCNIKLKALIKMRVFYMLSLPMTIGMVIITLRYFSGPDVPKYVLFTVAYTWFCSLSIIILVPADIWATLNGDVNGVISFLWSLSYWSTFLLTWSVVPTIQGYEDAGDFTVKERLKTSLHGNLVFYLCLGSVALSGLILLIALKKFWSGSVMGFAMACSNTFGLVTGAFLLGFGMSEIPKGIWLNADWANQQKFLSHKVAKMAVKLDDAHQDFSNAIVITQATSKQMSKRDSLRSYMNIIDKMMQQMLKEDPSFKPQGGRLGESDMDYDTDAKSMAALRRRLRRAREQYYRYRSEYTKFVLEALELEDTIKNYERRDAIRWKYISCLRPERIGKVGAVLDTIEFLWRCILKKLLEKSLAVILGFMSFAILLAEATILPNGVDLSLFSILVHAAGQQEMLVQLAAFVPLMYMCVCTYYSLFKMGMLMFYSLTPRQTSSVSLLMICSMVARYAAPISYNFLNLINLGGDRKTIFEKKMGNIDDAVPFFGKGFNKIYPVIMVIYTLLIAGNFFNRVIDYCGNWKIFKFSDDAEDMDGFDPSGVIILQKERSLLQQGHNVGELVFPLARSFSMSVDVESVSRTKALDESAGEEKTTTITVEAKNEETQSDMSRKIGGRKYAALRTNLNEEVSSKDLTQERESSSLTNDANDSHQDIISAPSSALSSKWESMMHGLKNLKSNIDSNRFLPLSNSAHHISSLNAHSSFESLDEIFERLKRPPSEHRDPELTSNI, encoded by the exons ATGTATGTATGTAAGTTTATATACATTGTTAAAGAAAAGGAACATACAGATAATAaggtaataataatagaaagaaaaaagtgtaacataaaattaaaagcaTTAATAAAAATGAGGGTGTTCTATATGTTATCTTTACCAATGACTATTGGGATGGTGATTATTACATTGAGATATTTCTCTGGACCTGATGTGCCCAAATATGTCTTATTCACCGTTGCTTATACATGGTTCTGCTCCCTCTCCATCATCATCCTCGTCCCTGCTGACATATGGGCG ACACTAAATGGTGATGTGAATGGAGTGATATCCTTCTTATGGAGTTTGTCATATTGGAGTACCTTCTTACTTACATG GTCTGTGGTTCCCACTATTCAGGGTTATGAAGATGCTGGAGACTTTACAGTGAAAGAGAGATTGAAGACCAGTTTACATGGGAACCTTGTTTTCTATCTCTGCCTTGGTTCTGTAGCACTTTCTGGATTGATATTACTAATAGCACTAAAAAAATTTTG GAGTGGTAGTGTTATGGGTTTTGCCATGGCTTGCTCTAACACATTTGGACTTGTTACTGGAGCATTTCTACTTGGATTTGGTATGAGTGAAATTCCAAAGGGAATTTGGTTAAATGCAGATTGGGCCAATCAGCAAAAATTTCTTTCCCACAAAGTTGCAAAAATGGCTGTCAAATTAGACGACGCTCATCAAGATTTTTCAAATGCTATTGTT ATCACACAGGCAACATCAAAGCAAATGTCTAAGCGGGATTCTTTGAGATCCTACATGAATATAATTGACAAAATGATGCAGCAGATG TTGAAGGAAGACCCTTCCTTCAAACCACAGGGTGGGAGACTAGGAGAAAGTGACATGGATTATGATACAGATGCGAAATCAATGGCAGCACTAAGACGTCGTCTTAGAAGAGCTCGTGAGCAGTATTATCGATATAGAAG TGAATATACAAAATTTGTCCTAGAAGCCCTTGAGTTGGAGGATACAATAAAGAACTATGAGCGCCGTGATGCTATAAGATG GAAATATATTTCATGCTTAAGGCCTGAACGAATAGGCAAAGTAGGTGCAGTTTTGGATACAATTG AGTTTCTATGGCGATGTATATTAAAGAAACTTCTCGAGAAATCACTGGCCGTTATATTGGGCTTCATGTCATTCGCTATTCTATTAGCAGAGGCTACCATACTACCCAATGGAGTTGATTTATCTCTTTTCTCTATCCTAGTACACGCTGCAGGACAGCAAGAAATGCTTGTGCAG TTAGCCGCTTTCGTCCCTTTGAtgtatatgtgtgtttgtaCATATTATTCCTTGTTTAAAATGGGAATGTTGATGTTTTACTCACTGACACCAAGACAAACAAGCTCTGTAAGCTTGCTTATGATATGCTC GATGGTGGCAAGATATGCTGCACCCATTTCATACAACTTTCTCAATCTCATCAATCTTGGTGGGGATCGTAAAACCATTTTTGAAAAA AAAATGGGAAACATCGATGACGCTGTTCCGTTTTTCGGGAAAGGGTTCAACAAAATTTACCCTGTCATCATGGTTATATACACTTTACTAATAGCAGGCAATTTCTTTAACCGGGTCATCGACTATTGTGGGAATTGGAAAATATTCAAGTTTAGTGATGATGCAGAAGATATGGATGGATTTGATCCATCTGGAGTAATAATCTTGCAGAAAG AGCGCTCTCTTCTTCAGCAAGGACACAATGTCGGCGAGCTTGTTTTCCCTTTAGCTAGGAGTTTCAGCATGAGTGTGGATGTTGAGTCTGTAAGCAGGACCAAG GCTCTGGATGAGAGTGCCGGCGAAGAAAAAACTACTACCATCACAGTAGAGGCGAAAAACGAAGAAACTCAGAGTGATATGAGCAGAAAAATTGGTGGTAGAAAGTATGCAGCTTTAAGGACAAACCTGAATGAAGAGGTTTCTAGTAAAGATTTAACCCAAGAAAGAGAATCTTCATCTTTGACAAATGATGCCAATGATTCTCATCAGGATATTATTTCAGCACCATCATCTGCTTTATCCTCAAAATGGGAATCAATGATGCAtggattaaaaaatttaaaatctaacatTGACTCCAACAGATTCCTTCCTCTTAGTAATAGTGCTCATCATATATCCTCTCTAAACGCACACTCTTCATTTGAAtctcttgatgaaatatttgAGAGATTGAAACGTCCACCTTCAGAACATAGAGATCCTGAGCTGActtcaaatatataa
- the LOC101505572 gene encoding uncharacterized protein isoform X2 — protein MSTKGSSITMKFKGVVDVVRASRFKSSYVGLQIQRNIPIVSQARLESSYWMQHSLQFFSTKNNTSTNANRLKKDEVQPEAPASISTFSSWFKWALCSLLSLVLPFLRYNWRKLQRIEEAVVVVEEVEKVAEVVEKVAEVAEKVSEDVAEMLPEDGKLKKVALVVENASEQAAHGAKLTEDFIHKVEEVTNDMEDLESFVEPIIDKIVKKETTKN, from the exons ATGTCAACAAAAGGGTCCTCGATAACTATGAAATTCAAAGGTGTTGTTGATGTAGTTCGTGCTAGCAGATTCAAATCAAGCTATGTTGGACTTCAAATTCAAAGGAACATTCCAATTGTGTCACAAGCTAGGCTTGAAAGTAGTTATTGGATGCAACATAGTTTGCAATTCTTCAGCACCAAAAACAACACAAGCACTAATGCAAATAG ATTAAAGAAAGATGAGGTTCAACCTGAAGCCCCAGCTTCAATCTCCACCTTCTCTTCTTG GTTTAAATGGGCTTTGTGTTCATTACTTTCTCTCGTGCTACCTTTTTTGAGATATAATTGGAGAAAATTACAGAGAATAGAAG AGGCAGTGGTTGTGGTGGAAGAGGTTGAAAAAGTGGCAGAAGTGGTGGAAAAGGTGGCAGAAGTAGCAGAGAAGGTATCTGAAGATGTAGCAGAGATGCTTCCTGAGGATGGTAAGCTAAAGAAAGTAGCATTAGTGGTAGAAAATGCATCAGAACAGGCTGCTCATGGTGCTAAACTAACAGAAGACTTCATACACAAA GTTGAAGAAGTCACTAATGACATGGAGGATTTAGAATCATTCGTTGAACCAATAATTGACAAGATTGTGaagaaagaaacaacaaaaaactaa
- the LOC101506114 gene encoding putative RING-H2 finger protein ATL53 produces MVLHHRKLLSDFDCGFIGQVEQPCSSNCDDCLDPNKYSPPLPPTVEVKVEHTKHNKTPTYLIISFSIVAAIFLVLCLYALYIKFFSNRNRSTRRTLFTRQQTEHGFVVDEEHDDGSVVDHPIWYIRTPGLQQSIINAITVIKYKKGEGLIDGSDCSVCLSEFQDDEDLRLLPKCNHAFHLPCIDTWLSSHTNCPMCRAPIAVDPLVLRIPSLEPNNVFGSNSVENSQIEVFENSDSVVDHLRNGEEEEREEVVEEDESSGLEMVNMQPRRSVSFDSSSAAKINLALSSVVLPVESHKNSNREHVKIHSAPDSMKRSTSFNGKHQKKSNDPLRSF; encoded by the coding sequence ATGGTGCTTCATCACAGAAAACTGTTATCTGACTTTGACTGTGGATTCATCGGTCAAGTAGAACAGCCTTGTTCCTCAAACTGTGATGATTGCCTCGACCCCAATAAATATAGCCCTCCATTACCACCAACTGTTGAAGTTAAAGTTGAGCACACCAAACACAACAAAACTCCCACTTACTTGATCATAAGTTTTTCAATTGTAGCAGCAATTTTCCTTGTTCTCTGCCTCTATGCCTTGTATATCAAGTTTTTCTCCAATAGGAACAGGTCAACAAGGAGAACCTTATTTACAAGACAACAAACAGAACATGgttttgttgttgatgaagaaCATGATGATGGTTCTGTTGTGGACCACCCCATATGGTATATTCGCACCCCTGGTCTTCAACAATCAATTATTAATGCAATCACTGTTATTAAGTATAAGAAAGGTGAAGGCTTGATTGATGGGTCAGATTGTTCTGTTTGTTTGAGTGAGTTTCAAGATGATGAGGATCTTAGACTTTTGCCAAAGTGTAACCATGCTTTTCATTTACCTTGTATTGATACTTGGCTTAGTTCACATACTAATTGTCCTATGTGTAGAGCTCCTATTGCTGTTGACCCTTTGGTTTTAAGGATTCCATCTTTGGAGCCTAATAATGTTTTTGGTTCAAATTCTGTGGAAAATTCTCAAATTGAAGTTTTTGAAAATAGTGATAGTGTTGTTGATCATTTGAGAAATGGAGAAGAGGAAGAAAGGGAAGAAGTGGTTGAGGAAGATGAGAGTTCAGGTTTGGAGATGGTAAACATGCAGCCAAGAAGATCAGTGTCTTTTGATTCTTCTTCTGCTGCTAAGATTAATCTTGCTCTTTCAAGTGTTGTTTTGCCAGTGGAATCTCATAAGAATTCAAATAGGGAACATGTGAAGATTCATAGTGCGCCTGATTCAATGAAAAGGTCAACATCATTCAATGGAAAACACCAGAAGAAATCAAATGATCCACTTAGAAGCTTTTGA
- the LOC101505572 gene encoding uncharacterized protein isoform X1: protein MSTKGSSITMKFKGVVDVVRASRFKSSYVGLQIQRNIPIVSQARLESSYWMQHSLQFFSTKNNTSTNANRLKKDEVQPEAPASISTFSSWFKWALCSLLSLVLPFLRYNWRKLQRIEEEAVVVVEEVEKVAEVVEKVAEVAEKVSEDVAEMLPEDGKLKKVALVVENASEQAAHGAKLTEDFIHKVEEVTNDMEDLESFVEPIIDKIVKKETTKN from the exons ATGTCAACAAAAGGGTCCTCGATAACTATGAAATTCAAAGGTGTTGTTGATGTAGTTCGTGCTAGCAGATTCAAATCAAGCTATGTTGGACTTCAAATTCAAAGGAACATTCCAATTGTGTCACAAGCTAGGCTTGAAAGTAGTTATTGGATGCAACATAGTTTGCAATTCTTCAGCACCAAAAACAACACAAGCACTAATGCAAATAG ATTAAAGAAAGATGAGGTTCAACCTGAAGCCCCAGCTTCAATCTCCACCTTCTCTTCTTG GTTTAAATGGGCTTTGTGTTCATTACTTTCTCTCGTGCTACCTTTTTTGAGATATAATTGGAGAAAATTACAGAGAATAGAAG AAGAGGCAGTGGTTGTGGTGGAAGAGGTTGAAAAAGTGGCAGAAGTGGTGGAAAAGGTGGCAGAAGTAGCAGAGAAGGTATCTGAAGATGTAGCAGAGATGCTTCCTGAGGATGGTAAGCTAAAGAAAGTAGCATTAGTGGTAGAAAATGCATCAGAACAGGCTGCTCATGGTGCTAAACTAACAGAAGACTTCATACACAAA GTTGAAGAAGTCACTAATGACATGGAGGATTTAGAATCATTCGTTGAACCAATAATTGACAAGATTGTGaagaaagaaacaacaaaaaactaa
- the LOC101505246 gene encoding uncharacterized protein, producing the protein MASYTVVFMLVATLLVSSTFAQSPASSPASSPTNAPVATPSSSQAPAVSPSAKSPVASPPVPVTSAPSPSPSVVDSPPSPPPASTPAGAPAVTPSSISNTPTEAPTPSPNGAVLNRFSVAGSAAVVLFAAALMM; encoded by the coding sequence ATGGCTTCCTACACCGTTGTTTTTATGCTAGTTGCTACATTGTTGGTGAGTTCCACCTTTGCTCAATCACCGGCATCGTCTCCTGCTTCGTCTCCGACCAATGCTCCCGTTGCAACTCCTTCATCTTCTCAGGCTCCTGCTGTTTCTCCTTCCGCCAAGTCACCAGTTGCATCTCCTCCTGTGCCTGTCACCAGCGCTCCTTCTCCTTCACCCTCCGTCGTCGACTCTCCACCATCTCCTCCTCCTGCTTCCACTCCCGCTGGCGCTCCTGCAGTTACTCCATCATCGATTTCTAACACTCCAACAGAAGCACCAACCCCTTCTCCAAATGGTGCCGTTTTGAACAGATTCAGTGTCGCTGGATCTGCTGCTGTTGTCCTTTTCGCTGCTGCTTTGATGATGTAG
- the LOC101504940 gene encoding bifunctional riboflavin biosynthesis protein RIBA 1, chloroplastic-like codes for MASSLNLSAPCLSRPRACRNFKLFHGLNSINPSIVHVRGSDLAFVRLSSKFPSCLNAVSRIKAALTSGGGDLKNEDLVGVESVGTVAQPDAVVLETMGADTALTGSGFADDNDDFDSDSPTKGFASIPEAIEDIKNGKMVVVVDDEDRENEGDLIMAAQLATPEAMAFIVKHGTGIVCISMKEDDLERLELPLMVNSKDNAEKLRTAFTVTVDAKHGTTTGVSAQDRATTVLALASKDSKPSDFNRPGHIFPLKYTEGGVLKRAGHTEASVDLAVLAGLDPVAVLCEVVDDDGSMARLPKLRQFAERENLKVISIADLIRYRRKRDKLVEHAGAALIPTMWGPFTANCYRSLLDGMEHIAMVKGDIGDGCDVLVRVHSECLTGDIFGSARCDCGSQLSLAMQQIEAAGRGVLVYLRGHEGRGIGLGHKLRAYNLQDEGRDTVEANEELGLPVDSREYGIGAQILRDLRVHSMKLMTNNPAKYVGLKGYGLSISGRIPLLSLITKENRRYLETKRVKMGHMYGLEFNSKLNHIDGGNGNASSVDDSNVAPNT; via the exons ATGGCTTCTTCTCTCAATCTCTCTGCACCATGTCTCTCTCGCCCGAG GGCATGCAGAAATTTCAAATTGTTCCATGGGTTGAACAGTATAAATCCATCTATCGTACATGTACGTGGCTCAGATTTGGCATTTGTTCGGCTGAGTTCTAAATTCCCCTCATGTCTCAATGCTGTTAGTAGAATTAAAGCTGCATTGACATCTGGAGGGGGAGACCTAAAAAATGAAGACCTGGTTGGTGTTGAATCAGTTGGAACTGTGGCACAACCTGATGCAGTAGTGCTTGAAACAATGGGAGCTGACACAGCTCTAACAGGCAGTGGTTTTGCTGATGATAACGATGACTTTGATTCGGACAGTCCAACAAAAGGTTTTGCTTCCATACCAGAGGCCATCGAAGATATTAAGAATGGAAAG ATGGTAGTAGTTGTAGACGATGAGGACAGAGAAAATGAAGGGGACCTAATAATGGCAGCACAGTTGGCGACACCTGAGGCTATGGCTTTTATTGTGAAGCATGGAACTGGCATAGTTTGTATAAGCATGAAAGAGGATGATCTGGAGAGATTAGAGCTTCCTTTGATGGTCAACAGTAAGGATAATGCTGAGAAACTCCGTACTGCATTCACTGTGACAGTG GATGCCAAACATGGTACCACAACAGGGGTGTCAGCTCAGGATAGGGCAACAACAGTTTTGGCCCTTGCATCCAAAGATTCAAAACCAAGTGATTTCAACCGCCCAGGCCATATTTTCCCTCTAAAATACACGGAAGGTGGTGTCTTGAAGAGAGCTGGACATACAGAAGCTTCAGTTGATCTGGCAGTACTTGCTGGTTTGGATCCTGTGGCAGTTCTGTGTGAGGTTGTGGATGATGATGGTTCCATGGCTAGATTACCTAAGCTTCGCCAGTTTGCAGAGCGTGAAAATTTGAAAGTTATATCTATTGCTGACTTGATAAG GTATAGAAGAAAAAGAGATAAACTAGTGGAACATGCTGGTGCTGCACTAATACCAACAATGTGGGGACCATTCACAGCTAACTGTTATAGGTCGCTTTTAGATGGGATGGAGCATATTGCGATGGTAAAG GGTGACATCGGGGATGGATGTGATGTTCTTGTGAGGGTACACTCAGAGTGTCTCACAGGAGACATATTTGGATCTGCCAGGTGCGACTGTGGAAGTCAGCTTTCTCTTGCAATGCAACAGATTGAGGCTGCTGGTAGAGGTGTATTAGTATATCTTCGTGGACATGAAGGAAGGGGTATTGGATTGGGCCACAAGCTTCGTGCTTATAACTTACAGGATGAAGGAAGGGATACTGTAGAAGCCAATGAGGAGTTGGGATTGCCTGTTGACTCAAGGGAGTATGGAATTGGTGCACag ATATTGAGGGACTTGCGTGTTCATTCTATGAAGCTGATGACAAACAATCCGGCAAAATATGTTGGGCTCAAAGGTTATGGTTTGTCGATTTCTGGTAGGATCCCATTGTTATCGCTTATCACAAAAGAAAACAGGAGATACTTGGAGACCAAACGTGTGAAAATGGGACACATGTATGGCTTGGAATTTAACAGCAAATTGAATCATATTGACGGTGGAAATGGTAATGCCAGTAGTGTTGATGATTCGAATGTTGCTCCTAACACATAA